One genomic region from Uloborus diversus isolate 005 chromosome 2, Udiv.v.3.1, whole genome shotgun sequence encodes:
- the LOC129216903 gene encoding hepatoma-derived growth factor-related protein 3-like isoform X2 → MSKKTSYKSGDLVFAKVRGYPPWPARVEQDPPAGKKVPKNKYPILFFGTYETAVLAAKDLFPYDHYKEKFGKQQKRKYFNEGLWEIENNPSVKPGAGHISSKSHDKDNSKDEDVSDEDEKQLKEEGGSHKRKGDHKESKKSKKAKVEKADASADEDENEQSSDDNLKHEKAKKEKPDGDKSHKRSHKKKKYDADDELDKDEEDEEKNTDSEVKSSEKKEEKKKKKEGKESKKHKHGKSKSQT, encoded by the exons TAAATCCGGCGACTTGGTCTTTGCTAAAGTGAGAGGGTATCCACCTTGGCCGGCtaga gTAGAACAAGACCCTCCAGCAGGGAAAAAGGTGCCTAAAAACAaatatccaattctgttttttgGAACATATGAAAC AGCTGTATTGGCAGCAAAAGATCTCTTTCCTTATGATCACTACAAAGAAAAGTTTGGAAAGCAGcagaaaaggaaatatttcaacGAAGGGCTGTGGGAAATTGAAAATAACCCTAGTGTAAAGCCTGGAGCTGGTCATATA AGTTCAAAATCACATGACAAAGACAACTCCAAGGATGAAGATGTGAGTGACGAAGATGAAAAGCAATTG AAGGAAGAAGGAGGATCACATAAGAGAAAGGGAGATCACAAGGAATCTAAA AAAAGTAAGAAAGCTAAAGTTGAAAAGGCAGATGCCTCTGCTGACGAAGATGAAAATGAGCAATCCAGTGATGACAATTTG AAGCATgaaaaagcaaagaaagaaaaaccagaTGGAGATAAAAGTCACAAGCGCTCTCACAAGAAGAAGAAATACGATGCTGATGACGAGTTAGACAAAGATGAGGAGGATGAAGAAAAGAACACAGATTCTGAAGTAAAGAGttcagaaaagaaagaagaaaaaaagaagaagaaagaaggaaaggagaGCAAAAAGCACAAGCATGGCAAAAGCAAATCCCAGACTTGA
- the LOC129216903 gene encoding hepatoma-derived growth factor-related protein 3-like isoform X1: MSKKTSYKSGDLVFAKVRGYPPWPARVEQDPPAGKKVPKNKYPILFFGTYETAVLAAKDLFPYDHYKEKFGKQQKRKYFNEGLWEIENNPSVKPGAGHISSKSHDKDNSKDEDVSDEDEKQLVIDEKPSKEEGGSHKRKGDHKESKKSKKAKVEKADASADEDENEQSSDDNLKHEKAKKEKPDGDKSHKRSHKKKKYDADDELDKDEEDEEKNTDSEVKSSEKKEEKKKKKEGKESKKHKHGKSKSQT; encoded by the exons TAAATCCGGCGACTTGGTCTTTGCTAAAGTGAGAGGGTATCCACCTTGGCCGGCtaga gTAGAACAAGACCCTCCAGCAGGGAAAAAGGTGCCTAAAAACAaatatccaattctgttttttgGAACATATGAAAC AGCTGTATTGGCAGCAAAAGATCTCTTTCCTTATGATCACTACAAAGAAAAGTTTGGAAAGCAGcagaaaaggaaatatttcaacGAAGGGCTGTGGGAAATTGAAAATAACCCTAGTGTAAAGCCTGGAGCTGGTCATATA AGTTCAAAATCACATGACAAAGACAACTCCAAGGATGAAGATGTGAGTGACGAAGATGAAAAGCAATTGGTAATAGATGAAAAGCCAAGC AAGGAAGAAGGAGGATCACATAAGAGAAAGGGAGATCACAAGGAATCTAAA AAAAGTAAGAAAGCTAAAGTTGAAAAGGCAGATGCCTCTGCTGACGAAGATGAAAATGAGCAATCCAGTGATGACAATTTG AAGCATgaaaaagcaaagaaagaaaaaccagaTGGAGATAAAAGTCACAAGCGCTCTCACAAGAAGAAGAAATACGATGCTGATGACGAGTTAGACAAAGATGAGGAGGATGAAGAAAAGAACACAGATTCTGAAGTAAAGAGttcagaaaagaaagaagaaaaaaagaagaagaaagaaggaaaggagaGCAAAAAGCACAAGCATGGCAAAAGCAAATCCCAGACTTGA